GCAACACTTCGACCGCGATCACTTCGCTGGCGCTGATCCGCACCGTGCCGGCGACTTCGCGCGCGCCCGCCGAGGCGGAGCGGACGAATGCATCCGCCGCCATCGCCATCGCTTCGGCATGTTCGCGCAGCGCATGGGCGCGCTCGGTCGGCAGCAGGCCGCTGGGCGAGCGCGTGAACAAAGGCGTACCGAGCGACTCCTCCAGTTCCTCGATCCGCCGCCTGACGGTCGGCTGGGCAACGCCGATCAGCCGCGCGGCCGCGGACAGGCTTCCTTCGCGCAGCACTGCGAGAAAGGCGCGCTGGCGCTCCCAATCGTCGACGAGGTTCATAAAAATTGTCTATTCGACTCGTCGAACTTGGTCAATTTTGATTGAGGTTAAGCCAGTCCATATCCCCGTCGTTCCAAGTGACGGAGATTGCGATGAAAACGGCATTGGTATTGGGCGCGAGCGGCGGCGTCGGCGGCGAGACGGCGCGGGCGCTGATTGCGCATGGCTGGAGCGTGCGCGGGCTCACGCGAACGCCGCGTTCGGGCGATGGCATCGACTGGACCATCGGCGACGCGATGGACCGCGACGATGTGCTGCGCGCTGCCGAGAGCACGCAGGCGATCGTCCATGCGGTGAACCCGCCGGGCTATCGCAACTGGGCGAAGCTGGTGATGCCGATGATCGACAACAGCATCGCGGCGGCGCAGGCCAATGACGCGCGGCTCGCCCTGCCCGGCACGATCTACAACTACGATCCCGCCGCGACGCCGCTCGCCGCACCGGACAGTCCGCAGCGTCCCTCGACCCGCAAAGGCGCGATCCGCCGCGACATGGAGGCGCGGATCGAAGCATCGGGCGTCCGCGCGCTGATCCTGCGTGCGGGGGATTTCTTCGGGCCGCGTCCGGGCAATTCATGGCTCTCGCAAGGCATGGTGACGCCGGGCAAGCCGGTGACCTCGATCATGGTTCCGGGAAAGCGCGGCATTGGCCATGCATGGGCCTATCTCCCCGATGTCGGCGAGACCTTCGCCCGGCTGCTCGACCGCGACGCCGATCTGCCCCGCTTCGCGCGCTATCATTTCGCCGGCCATTGGGACGCCGACGGGCTGGGCCTTGCCGAAGCGATCCAGCGCGTTACCGGCCGCCGCGCGAAGCTCCGCCGCATGCCGTGGCGGCTCCTGCCGCTGATCGCCCCGTTCAACCCGACGATGCGCGAGATGATCGAGATGGAAGCCTATTGGCGGCACCCGGTGGAACTGGACAATGGCTCGCTGATCGCAGTGTTGGGCGAAGAGCCGCACACGCTGCTGGACGAGGCGATGGAGTGGACGCTGGCGGCGCTGGGATGCTTGCCGAAGACAAGGTTGCCGGGTACGAAGTCGCTCGCATGATATCTCCCGACAGGCTATGGAATTGCCATGGATATACCGGAGTACCCAACATTGGTGATGACAGTGGGAGCGGCCTCGCTCCTCCTGTGCTTACAGATGTTCGAGCTAACCCCGTTGATCCGAAAGCTGGTGATCGCGTTGCTGGCGGTCAATTTCGTCCTTATGATTTGCGCTGGCCTCGTCACGGCCGGGCTTCTGTCTCCCGCTCCGATGCTGCTGCTGCCGGTGCATTTTGCGGCTTGCAGCGTGGCGGCGCTGTTCGCCGTCTATATCGCGTGCCGCTTCCCGATGGCGCAGCGGCGCTGACGCCACCGCAAGACCAGTAGAAAAATCGCGCGCGATGCACTATGTGCTGCGCCATGCATTCACCGTCGGCCGCTCCCATGCCCATTCCCGGGCACATCGATCCCGTACCCGTTCCGCGCGCCATCGTGCCGCGTCCGGATGGCCGCATCGACTTGCTCGGCCTGTCGAAGCTCGACCTGCGCATGGCGCTGGAGACCTCGCAGCTCGAGCCGAAACAGGCCAAGCTGCGCGCCAAGCAGATCTTCCACTGGATGTATAATCGCGGCGTCACCGACTTCTCGCTGATGACCGATATCTCGAAGACGATGCAGCCCTGGCTGACCAATCGCTTCGTCATCAGCCGCCCCGAAGTGGTGGAACAGCAGGTATCGAACGACGGCACGCGCAAATGGCTTTTGCGGTCGCCGGACGCGCAGGATTACGAGATGGTGTTCATCCCGGACGCCGATCGCGGCACCCTGTGCGTCTCGTCGCAGGTCGGTTGTACGCTCAACTGCCGCTTTTGCCACACCGGCACGATGCGCCTTGTCCGCAACCTGACCCCGGCCGAGATCGTCGGCCAGGTGATGCTCGCGCGCGATTCGCTGGGCGAATGGCCGAGCCAGCCCGAGGGCCGGATGCTCACCAACATCGTGATGATGGGCATGGGCGAGCCGCTCTATAATTTCG
The sequence above is drawn from the Sphingomonas sp. G-3-2-10 genome and encodes:
- the rlmN gene encoding 23S rRNA (adenine(2503)-C(2))-methyltransferase RlmN; this translates as MPIPGHIDPVPVPRAIVPRPDGRIDLLGLSKLDLRMALETSQLEPKQAKLRAKQIFHWMYNRGVTDFSLMTDISKTMQPWLTNRFVISRPEVVEQQVSNDGTRKWLLRSPDAQDYEMVFIPDADRGTLCVSSQVGCTLNCRFCHTGTMRLVRNLTPAEIVGQVMLARDSLGEWPSQPEGRMLTNIVMMGMGEPLYNFDNVRDALKLVMDGDGLALSKRRITLSTSGVVPMMARAGEEIGVNLAVSLHAVTKEVRDEIVPLNRKYGIEELLQACADYPGANNARRITFEYVMLKDKNDSDDDARELVRLIKLYDLPAKVNLIPFNPWPGAPYECSTPERIRAFQEIVFGAGISAPARTPRGRDIDAACGQLKTASEKKSRAELDRLAEEKQAALG
- a CDS encoding NAD(P)H-binding protein, producing the protein MKTALVLGASGGVGGETARALIAHGWSVRGLTRTPRSGDGIDWTIGDAMDRDDVLRAAESTQAIVHAVNPPGYRNWAKLVMPMIDNSIAAAQANDARLALPGTIYNYDPAATPLAAPDSPQRPSTRKGAIRRDMEARIEASGVRALILRAGDFFGPRPGNSWLSQGMVTPGKPVTSIMVPGKRGIGHAWAYLPDVGETFARLLDRDADLPRFARYHFAGHWDADGLGLAEAIQRVTGRRAKLRRMPWRLLPLIAPFNPTMREMIEMEAYWRHPVELDNGSLIAVLGEEPHTLLDEAMEWTLAALGCLPKTRLPGTKSLA